A segment of the Coffea arabica cultivar ET-39 chromosome 8c, Coffea Arabica ET-39 HiFi, whole genome shotgun sequence genome:
CATGATTGCCACTCCGATCAGATATCTTAGTGGGCTTGGTGGGTCGACCTCTATTAATTTCCTCAACTTCAGAACCACCCCCAATAAATTACATATTCAATTGTTCAATTATGCCAAACCATACAAGCAAAATACAAGATCAGAGGGCTAAAACTTACAGGCATTGTCGTTGTTGCAGGTGGAGATGCGTCAGCTTGAGCAGATTAGTCTTGAAGATGAAAGTAACGATCTATTTCAGGCGGGTCAGCACTCAGCACACAGCAGCAGCTAGAAGatgggaaaataaaaataaagtccTCGGGGTATTGTAAATTCGGAGGGTAGATTGGCAAATTGGTCCCTTGAGTTAATTTGTAATTTCAGTTTAACCTATACAGTTTTGTTCTAAACCtttttttatccttttcctTTGATGCAAAACCTTTCTAAccgaggattttttttttttttttttgaaaaaaatggactCTTTTATTAAGGGGAGGCCATccatttatataaaaataaaaaagaaataagtatAAAACTGCCTCCATTGTTGTCAAATAATTACTAAATTCTTTAAACTTTTATTAGTTAGGTCATTAGATGAATTAGAATTGAATGTTGATCGAAGAGCTTAACTATCCATATTAAATAAAATCTAGTCACATTAGTTTTTATTCTTCCGAACTTATGTGGATATGGCATACAAAGTTGGAGGCAATTAATTTTTGTTTGCAGTTATCAAAAATTGAGAGAGGATTGGGTTAAGTTGAGTAATAGGATGAGAGGGATTATGAGTAAAagattttggatttaaatctactcatttaaaaaaaaaaaaggagttacCAAGATTCTTAAGTTATGAAAACTAGTTATCAAACAATTTAGAAGTACTTTTAATGATTAAAAGCGCTTTTTGTGTGAAAGTACTGCAATGTCAAATGAGGTCTTAGTTAGATAATGATTTGCTTACGTTACTTGAAAATAGATGTCAAAATGTGGCAAAACAAGTAAAATAATTGAGGTTGTTACTTTTTCAATTCAGTCAAAATGTAATTGATTAAAAAAACGAACAATGAGTTTGTTTGAATAATAGATTATTTACacaaatttatttacttatatcataaatatattttttaattattttttattttatatacgtcacataaaaaaaatgttacgttatttattttatttttttcaaacacACTCAAGCTAGCACAACACATTACAACCTGTATCCTGTGGTGCATTTCTTAGCAAAAGGTAAGAATCCTATTAGTATGGGCACCAAATGAATAAATCTCCATTCTCCACATGctaaaaagtaaaaattatGTACTTTTATAAGGCTTTCTGAATCTTTCTCGAGACAGAGACAGTTTTACcttgaattttggaaaaacaatACATATAAAAGTTCATTCATCCATTTCCATAAACAAAACGGTAGTACTGTGTCACTTGAGGATCAGCAGCTATGGCCTATGGGTTTTTGTCCACTTCTGTGCAAACTTTTTCCTAATCACGTGTTTTAGATTAGATAACAACAggggctaaaaaaaaaaaaagaggaagagatagagaaagggaaaaaggaaaatatatatatttctccAAAATCTAACCACCAAGAAAGCATACGAAGAATGTCATTTTCCAATCTTTGCAACTAATGGCTGGTGATTTACACAATATAGCCGCAGCCCCACCACCTCCCTCCcagagaccaaaaaaaaaaaaaaaggaacccaACAGCCCCAAAATGCAATAAACAGTTGTGTAGGCCTGTAAGTTGTGGGTTGCCAACTCAACCAACTCTCTGAGAGAGGCAACAATCGGATTGGGGCGGAGACGGAAATGAGTTTCCTACGTAAAGTTGTGTCCTCAAGTTTCCCTGCTCAAGTTTTGAGATTTTCAAAGAGGCCCTTCAAGGCGAAGTCTCTTGATGAATCTACCTCTTCCTCCGTCAGCCATGGTATTCATGTCTTCCATTGCCCTGTGAGTAACGGTATCATTAATGACATTGAAatggtttttcattttttagttgGATTAGGCCAAATGAGGTATAAAGATgggatttttaattttttgattttgttttcgGTGTGTGAAAATTGCAGGATGAGGTGGGAATAGTTGCAAAGCTATCAGAATGTATTGCTTCAAGAGGTGGAAACATTCTCAATGCTGATGTTTTTGTGCCTGAGGACAAGAATGTGTTTTACTCTAGAAGGTCTATTGCACTCCCTTGCACTTTGTTTCTTGGTACATTTTTCTATGGCAAGTTAATAAGTTGGTTTGTCCTttcttcttattcttttttggATTATCTGGCTTATGTTTGAGGTACCGTGAAGTGGATTTAGGCCAGACGTTGAGAGTTATGGTCCCTTTTGTGATTTATTCTTCAATGGTAGATTATGGTTATTAAATCTAATGATTGACATGTTTTTGTAAATTTGACCGAGACACAAGAATTTTATAACTGTACTTGAGATGCTTTATCCCTTAGTTCAACTTCTTGTATTATCTACAAGTTATCACCATGATATAAGAAATGGAAAAGATACCATCTCTCCTGATGTGTTTTCCGTTGAATCTCCTTTCTGAACTTAAACCATGCGAGACTGAGAAGACAGATTTTCGGATTTCATATCATTGAAGTATAATGACAAGTACATGCATTATATGATAATTATTATGCTTGCTTTTTTGGGGTACTCTTTGGTTTGAGGCATTACATCTGGAACTAAAATAGTTCCCAGGACCTACTAGGAGAGTTCCTCCTGTTATGCTCAGTGATCGCAGCTATCACATTTGGTCAGATTCAACATAACCTGATTTTTTCCtgcatttgataaaaaatgATCTTTGTGCTACTATTCACTCGCTTGCTTAAGATAGTCAAGTTTTTTCGTGTGAACCTATCTGAAGGCTTTGCCTGTCATGGTAGAGTTTGTAGCttgaaaatatattaaaatatattaaaggCAGTCAATGTTGATTTTCTTCAAAACATGCATGTAATACAGAAATGCGCTGCAATGTACAGTGAATTTATCTTTCACCGGGCGAAATGGTCCCGTGTACAAATGGATGAAGACTTTCTGAAACTGTCGAGGATGTTCAATGCTATAAATTCTGTTGTCCGAGTGCCTGACCTTGACCCTAGACATAAAATTGCAATTCTTGCCTCAAAGCAGGTCATTTTCCTCTTGCTTCTAATAATTGTTGTATCAAAGTTTAATAACCAAACCTACATAGTTGCTAGTTTGtccttttgtttgctttctttAGTTAAGCCACTTTCGTGCTTTTACAGGACCATTGTCTTGTTGATTTGTTGCATGGCTGGCAAGATGGAAGGCTTCCAATTCAAATAGCATCAGTAATAAGGCAAAATACTTTGGAGATTTTACAATTTTCTTGTGTTGTACTGGCTTTGACAGCTTAATTCTGACACCCAGTTGATCTTTACAGCAATCATGATAGAGCTCCGAACACCCATTTGATTCTATTCCTAGAGCGGCATGGAATACCTTACCATTGCTTGAGGACAACTCCTGAAgataaaagagagaaagagatcCTGGACTTAGTCCAGGATACTGATTTTCTAGTGCTTGCTAGATACATGCAGGTAATATAATCTTTGATATCATAATGATTGCTGTTGGTGTTCATCTAAACGATTTTGGATTTACAATCATAAGTTCAACAGAGTGAGATTTCTTCCCAGCATCCTTCAAAGACTTGGTTGATTGACATTTAAAATTCTAGAATATTTGTATGTTTCTTCATCTCATCTACCATTTTGATCTTCAGTTCAAATGTCTTTTGCTTTAATACAACAGAGTAGAGCAttggaatcactgcatttgctgcttctgattttttttgttatcataCACTTGTGCTTTGACATACCAGACTAGCATTATTCAATTACACATTGCAATAACTGTATTTCAAAACTTCAGTTGATTTCTGCAGGTTCTTTCTGGAAACTTCTTAAAAAGTTATGGAAAGGATGTTATTAATATTCATCATGGCCTATTGCCATCTTTCAAGGGTGGTCATCCAGCTAAGcaggttttttcttttttttaagccTTTTTGAAATGCTTGTTTTAGTCATTACCCTTTACTTCTTTTTGGTAGATTGTAACCTGGCATTCACAATCTGCAGGCATTTGATGCTGGCGTCAAGTTAATTGGTGCAACAAGTCACTTTGTTACTGAAGAACTTGATGAAGGGCCAATAATTGAGCAAATGGTATGTagttttatgttgtttacaaTCTAAATTTTGCAACTTCATGTACTTCACAGTTCAGCATACTTCAAATTGGTTGCTGTAACAAGTCAAGTAGGGATTGAAACTTATTAGTACCTGCTATCAAACACGTATCCAGATTTAAAAATTTCATCTCTCATACTCTTAAGATGCTAGTTCCTGAAAGATAATTTATTTGCCATAATAGTGGTGGAGAAATTCTTTAACCACCTTCTCTGCCCCTTCGAGTGCTGGCTACCAGTTGATTTGAACTGTCCTCTGTCTAAGAATTTTGTGTTTCAGAATAGTGTgtattcaaattttttattctattttctGCACCAACCTATATGTGCTGCCACTGTATGATATGCAATTGTGAATTGGCATTAAGATAGAGGCTAGTGGTGTttgttataatttttatgtATTCCTAATCTATTGCTGGCTATATACAGGTACCATATTTTGGTAACGTGAACTCTAGCATCAGTATTCTGGTTCGATATAACTGACCTTAGGTTCTCTGCTACCTGTTTGATATTCTTGTACTCTTTAACCAAGTAATGTTATCATTGTCCATTTAAGATTTTGATTTATCTGATCATTTCAACATGGCAAAAAGTTAATTAAGCTTGGCATGTGAGGCTCCCCTTGTTAGAAAACAATCTTTTCAGTGCACATAACATGTTACGCATGTCATAATTAAACAAAACGTATGCATGGGACAGGCCTTTAAATGTCTATGCCTGCCGCTGTTTCTCATACTGTCTGCTTGTGCTTGCTGTATCTTCAGAATATCGAACATGAGTCCTCCTGCCATTTAGCAATTTCTGTACATGGCACAAGATATGTGATTCTGTCTATTGAAAGAACTAGCTGAAAGTGTGTCATGGTGCTGTTGTTCTAAAATAGAACATTATAACTTTTCAGGTGGAAAGAGTTTCCCACAGAGATAATTTGCAGAGTTTTGTACAGAAGTCCATGGATCTTGAGAAACGATGCCTTTCAAAAGCAATAAAATCATATTGTGAGCTGCGT
Coding sequences within it:
- the LOC113707239 gene encoding formyltetrahydrofolate deformylase 1, mitochondrial-like, with the translated sequence MSFLRKVVSSSFPAQVLRFSKRPFKAKSLDESTSSSVSHGIHVFHCPDEVGIVAKLSECIASRGGNILNADVFVPEDKNVFYSRSEFIFHRAKWSRVQMDEDFLKLSRMFNAINSVVRVPDLDPRHKIAILASKQDHCLVDLLHGWQDGRLPIQIASVISNHDRAPNTHLILFLERHGIPYHCLRTTPEDKREKEILDLVQDTDFLVLARYMQVLSGNFLKSYGKDVINIHHGLLPSFKGGHPAKQAFDAGVKLIGATSHFVTEELDEGPIIEQMVERVSHRDNLQSFVQKSMDLEKRCLSKAIKSYCELRVLPYERNKTVVF